A window from Virgibacillus dokdonensis encodes these proteins:
- the tnpB gene encoding IS66 family insertion sequence element accessory protein TnpB (TnpB, as the term is used for proteins encoded by IS66 family insertion elements, is considered an accessory protein, since TnpC, encoded by a neighboring gene, is a DDE family transposase.), whose protein sequence is LFSGWSKDRYKCLYFDGNGFAMLYKRLDNGKLQWPKNENEMRNLSQQELRWLLEGLSMQQPKAIQQSPKSLF, encoded by the coding sequence TTATTTTCCGGCTGGAGTAAGGACCGATATAAATGTTTATATTTTGATGGCAATGGCTTTGCCATGCTGTATAAACGTTTAGATAACGGAAAACTTCAATGGCCCAAAAACGAAAATGAGATGCGAAATCTATCGCAACAAGAACTTCGATGGTTACTCGAAGGTTTATCCATGCAGCAGCCAAAGGCGATTCAACAATCACCAAAAAGTTTGTTCTAA